Proteins from one Gimesia maris genomic window:
- a CDS encoding CheR family methyltransferase, translating to MSPEDYNYITNFLMETTGLSLGENKEYLLEARLVPLAQVHGMNGIQDLVLSLKSKMDRSLEREIMEAMTTNESSFFRDRRPFDELKANILPEIINERKMTRKLRIWCSACSHGQEPYSIMMLLRENYPELNDWNIQIISTDLCKKALERAREGVYSQFEVQRGLPVHLLMKYFEQCEQGWKIKPELGAGIQWKHLNLLEDFRHLGMFDIVFCRNVLIYFKPELKKDILNRISSQLNSSGTLLLGAAETVLGISDKYTKQAGCQSAIYQLASNSVADPIAR from the coding sequence GTGTCTCCGGAAGATTATAATTACATAACCAATTTTTTAATGGAAACCACAGGTCTTTCTCTCGGTGAGAATAAAGAGTATCTGCTGGAGGCCCGTCTGGTTCCTCTGGCACAAGTTCACGGTATGAACGGGATTCAGGATCTTGTATTGAGTTTAAAATCAAAAATGGATCGGAGCCTGGAAAGAGAGATCATGGAAGCCATGACGACCAATGAATCGTCCTTCTTCCGCGATCGACGCCCATTCGATGAACTCAAGGCTAATATATTACCAGAGATCATTAATGAGCGTAAAATGACGCGGAAGCTGAGAATCTGGTGTTCTGCATGCTCTCATGGTCAGGAGCCTTACAGCATCATGATGCTGTTGCGTGAGAATTACCCGGAACTGAATGACTGGAATATTCAAATCATATCGACGGATTTGTGTAAGAAAGCTCTGGAAAGAGCCCGCGAAGGAGTCTATTCACAGTTTGAGGTTCAGCGTGGTTTGCCCGTACATTTGCTGATGAAATATTTTGAGCAATGTGAGCAGGGCTGGAAAATTAAACCTGAACTGGGTGCCGGAATCCAATGGAAGCATTTGAACCTCCTGGAAGATTTCAGGCACCTGGGAATGTTTGATATCGTATTCTGTCGCAATGTCCTGATTTATTTCAAACCGGAATTGAAAAAAGACATACTGAACCGCATCAGCAGCCAGCTGAATTCCAGTGGAACGCTGTTACTCGGGGCTGCTGAAACAGTACTGGGGATTTCAGACAAATACACCAAACAGGCCGGATGTCAATCTGCCATTTACCAGTTAGCCAGTAATTCTGTAGCAGATCCTATTGCCCGTTAG
- a CDS encoding putative sugar nucleotidyl transferase produces the protein MNRLALFEDRSALQFTPIALMRPVFELLCGQYTARERILKSVPVEEWGVLIRPALTEVYAEEFPEARINDAIWLSEGPTLLINGRWLPALHEIPCLADVTAESVGMMGDTVAYLLLEPEEAALLTTDAWDDAIQKIASTRKPVEVAGTELHFPWDLVNQNRQQLVDDFALSASTRPATANLDNLTVVGPSDLVQVDESAEIDPFVVLDTRQGPIVIDRDARIQAFTRIEGPAYIGPGTQLFRANVKAGTTAGPHCRLGGEIEESILHGYANKYHDGFLGHSYICPWVNLGAQTSNSDLKNDYSPVKVPLAGIPIDTHSVKIGCFIGDHTKTALNSLFNTGSSVGVMSMVLPVGELLPKHIPSFSRFWLGRIDSQIDIADLFELADTSMRRRDLSLTPAQRLLLVSLLEETVEERETAIRWWDQKRGIAPAASPQLPVERR, from the coding sequence GTGAATCGACTTGCTTTATTTGAAGACCGTTCTGCGCTGCAGTTTACCCCCATTGCATTGATGCGGCCGGTATTTGAACTGCTGTGCGGTCAGTATACTGCGCGTGAACGGATATTGAAGTCAGTGCCTGTCGAGGAATGGGGTGTTTTGATTCGCCCTGCTCTGACAGAAGTCTACGCAGAGGAATTTCCAGAGGCACGAATCAATGATGCCATCTGGCTCAGCGAAGGCCCCACGCTGTTGATCAACGGACGCTGGCTGCCTGCCCTTCATGAAATTCCTTGTCTGGCCGACGTCACTGCAGAGAGCGTCGGAATGATGGGGGATACGGTTGCTTATCTGTTGCTGGAACCGGAAGAGGCGGCGCTGCTGACAACTGATGCCTGGGATGATGCAATTCAGAAAATCGCATCCACCAGAAAGCCTGTTGAAGTCGCAGGAACGGAACTTCATTTTCCATGGGACCTGGTCAATCAGAACCGTCAACAGCTCGTAGATGACTTCGCATTATCAGCCTCAACACGACCTGCCACAGCCAATTTAGATAACCTGACGGTTGTGGGGCCATCGGATCTGGTTCAGGTTGATGAAAGCGCTGAGATTGATCCGTTTGTAGTACTCGATACTCGGCAGGGACCGATTGTGATTGACCGGGATGCCCGGATCCAGGCTTTCACACGTATCGAAGGTCCCGCTTATATCGGACCAGGCACGCAGCTGTTCCGTGCGAACGTGAAGGCTGGTACGACAGCTGGTCCGCACTGCAGACTGGGAGGCGAGATCGAGGAATCGATCCTGCATGGCTACGCCAATAAATATCACGATGGTTTTCTCGGGCACTCCTATATCTGTCCCTGGGTGAATCTCGGGGCTCAGACCAGCAACAGTGATTTGAAAAATGATTATTCTCCGGTCAAAGTGCCTCTGGCAGGGATTCCCATTGATACCCATTCCGTAAAAATCGGGTGTTTTATCGGTGACCATACGAAGACAGCTCTCAACAGCCTGTTCAATACCGGTTCTTCTGTCGGCGTAATGTCGATGGTCCTCCCGGTAGGAGAGTTACTTCCGAAACATATTCCTTCTTTTTCGCGTTTCTGGTTAGGTCGCATTGACAGCCAGATTGATATTGCGGATCTGTTTGAACTGGCAGATACATCGATGCGACGTCGAGATCTTTCTTTAACTCCTGCCCAGCGTCTGTTGCTGGTCTCACTGCTGGAAGAGACTGTCGAAGAGCGCGAAACCGCGATTCGCTGGTGGGACCAGAAACGGGGAATTGCACCTGCTGCCAGTCCTCAATTGCCCGTCGAGAGACGCTGA
- a CDS encoding ABC transporter permease → MSLFHLIIQEMQHRKMNFLLGLLSVVVAVACLVAALTLLQADEIQTELILEKKSEEVKQAGAQLEDAMRKITKGLGFNILILPADEDLSEFHLTGMVAKTMPEENVKKLANSDIVTVNHLLPMVAKKVTWPEKECEIILTGTRGEVPLLERALKKPLQQLVPEGSMVLGYQIQKKLGLKVGDEVKLLGQPFKVSLAYPERGNADDSTVWINLKQAQELLGMQNLVNAILALECNCATEDRVAEIRKDVGEILPGTQIIERGPPALARAEARNKAHATAVASLEQEKANRIQLIERHADFAAVLVPLVVLGCGAWIGFLSLENVRRRATEIGILRAIGLRSSQVFGIFIIKAMLIGLIGALLGYFLGYGIGVIWGKLPDSVHPQDVLFSGRWLLLSLVFAPLLASLASWIPALMAARQDPATILQEG, encoded by the coding sequence ATGTCCTTATTTCACTTGATCATTCAGGAAATGCAGCATCGCAAGATGAATTTTCTGCTGGGACTGTTGTCGGTTGTAGTGGCAGTAGCCTGTCTGGTGGCGGCGTTAACACTATTGCAGGCTGATGAAATTCAGACGGAACTGATTCTGGAGAAGAAATCAGAAGAAGTGAAGCAGGCAGGTGCGCAACTGGAAGATGCAATGCGAAAAATCACCAAAGGCCTGGGCTTCAATATTCTGATTTTACCGGCAGATGAGGATCTGAGTGAATTTCACCTGACGGGTATGGTTGCGAAAACGATGCCTGAAGAAAATGTGAAAAAACTGGCTAATTCAGATATCGTGACGGTCAATCACCTGTTACCGATGGTCGCTAAAAAAGTTACCTGGCCGGAAAAAGAATGCGAAATCATTCTGACCGGGACACGGGGTGAAGTTCCCCTGTTGGAGCGGGCTCTGAAAAAACCGCTTCAGCAGTTAGTACCGGAAGGCTCGATGGTGCTCGGATATCAGATTCAGAAAAAACTCGGACTCAAAGTCGGAGATGAAGTCAAACTGTTGGGCCAGCCATTCAAGGTCTCCCTGGCCTATCCCGAACGGGGGAATGCTGATGACAGTACGGTCTGGATTAATTTAAAACAGGCTCAGGAATTATTGGGCATGCAGAATCTGGTGAATGCAATCCTGGCACTGGAATGTAATTGTGCAACAGAAGACCGTGTTGCTGAGATCCGCAAAGATGTTGGAGAAATTTTACCCGGCACTCAGATCATCGAACGAGGCCCCCCTGCTCTGGCGCGGGCAGAAGCCCGCAATAAAGCGCATGCGACCGCAGTCGCTTCACTGGAACAGGAGAAGGCCAATCGGATTCAACTGATAGAACGACATGCGGATTTTGCTGCCGTACTCGTACCTCTGGTGGTACTCGGCTGTGGAGCCTGGATCGGTTTTCTGTCGCTTGAGAATGTACGACGTCGTGCGACTGAGATCGGGATTCTGCGGGCAATCGGTCTAAGGTCTTCCCAGGTTTTTGGGATCTTTATTATTAAAGCCATGCTGATTGGCTTGATCGGTGCCCTGCTCGGTTATTTTCTGGGATATGGAATTGGCGTGATCTGGGGCAAGTTACCGGATTCCGTTCATCCCCAGGATGTGCTTTTCTCAGGTCGCTGGCTCCTGTTGAGCCTGGTGTTTGCACCACTTTTGGCGAGTTTAGCCAGCTGGATTCCCGCTTTGATGGCAGCGAGACAGGATCCTGCAACGATACTTCAGGAAGGATGA
- a CDS encoding ABC transporter ATP-binding protein, producing MLLELKALTKSFKSGSHRVQAVDGVSLSIDGGEFVAIQGPSGCGKSTLLLMVGGLLSPDSGQVLIENTDPYALSNDQRARFRSTHLGFVFQQFHLVPYLNVLDNVLAPALATRLPESRQRAAELINKFGLEPRLHHTPAELSTGEKQRVALARALFHQPKVLLADEPTGNLDAENSEIVLNVLNEFAQNGGCVLMVSHDDQAVQSAQRVLGINAGRLSPQTEKEALINS from the coding sequence ATGTTACTGGAACTGAAAGCGCTGACGAAATCATTTAAATCAGGTTCTCACCGTGTGCAGGCTGTGGATGGGGTCAGTCTATCGATAGATGGTGGCGAGTTTGTAGCGATTCAGGGGCCCAGCGGGTGTGGAAAGTCGACACTGCTTTTAATGGTAGGAGGGCTGTTGAGTCCGGATAGCGGACAGGTATTGATTGAAAATACCGATCCTTATGCTTTATCAAACGATCAGCGTGCCCGTTTCCGATCGACGCATCTGGGATTTGTATTTCAACAGTTCCACCTGGTGCCCTACCTGAACGTACTGGATAATGTGCTGGCACCAGCATTGGCAACCCGTTTGCCCGAATCGCGTCAGCGCGCCGCAGAACTGATTAATAAATTTGGACTGGAGCCGCGTCTGCATCACACGCCGGCAGAACTCAGTACTGGAGAAAAACAACGCGTCGCTTTAGCACGTGCCTTATTTCATCAACCCAAAGTGCTGCTGGCAGATGAACCCACCGGTAATCTGGATGCTGAAAACTCGGAAATTGTTTTGAATGTTCTCAATGAATTCGCACAAAACGGTGGCTGTGTTTTAATGGTTTCGCATGATGATCAGGCAGTGCAGTCGGCGCAGCGGGTACTTGGTATCAATGCGGGGCGTCTGTCACCTCAGACTGAAAAAGAAGCGTTAATCAACTCTTGA
- the modA gene encoding molybdate ABC transporter substrate-binding protein has product MKYLCGKNGKLSTLSPSRTGRINSGMAIAGGSILFLAVMLGLLIYSPPKEKTQTHTTANEDDSLVMYCAAGIKPPVAAAAAQFAEEEFGIPVHLQYGGSGTLLSNLQVAKKGDLYLAADTSYIEIAREKGLLDEAISVARMHPVIMVKKGNPKKIQSIDDLLKADVTFALANPDAASIGKLTKKKLTEAGKWDAVSRSARVFKPTVSEISSDVLLGAVDAAIVWDATVNQHPEKASMVDVPEFSDTIKNVTVGVLNSSDKPQQALMFARYLQAPEKGQKQFAEKGYETVQGDAWDPHPTILLFSGGVNRLAIQDTLREFEQREGVTVNTVYNGCGILVGQINSGQRPDAYFACDTSYMVQVQPKFTLPLTVAETDMVIIVEKGNPKQIKSVFDLTGKDIKVGLAHHEQSALGALTKRLLGPLVHNDQSLYDAVQPNVKTNTPTADLLVNQLRTGSLDAAIVYRANISKVTDKLDVVEIKEGRPLAEQPIAILKSTKYPNLMQRLVDKLTAAPSRAIFESSGFRWRIASGSL; this is encoded by the coding sequence ATGAAATATCTCTGCGGTAAGAATGGGAAACTGTCAACACTGTCTCCCAGCCGGACAGGAAGAATTAATAGCGGAATGGCAATCGCAGGGGGCTCAATCCTGTTTCTGGCTGTCATGCTGGGGTTACTGATCTACTCTCCCCCCAAAGAGAAAACGCAAACTCACACAACGGCGAATGAAGACGACTCGCTGGTAATGTACTGCGCAGCAGGCATTAAACCACCGGTAGCGGCAGCGGCAGCACAATTTGCGGAAGAAGAATTCGGCATTCCCGTGCATCTGCAGTATGGCGGTTCTGGAACCCTGCTCAGTAATCTGCAGGTGGCGAAGAAAGGTGATCTGTACCTGGCGGCCGACACCAGCTATATCGAAATTGCCCGTGAGAAAGGTCTGCTTGATGAAGCGATTTCGGTAGCCCGAATGCATCCTGTGATTATGGTCAAAAAAGGGAATCCCAAAAAAATACAATCAATTGATGACTTGTTGAAAGCAGATGTGACGTTTGCGTTAGCCAATCCCGATGCGGCTTCGATTGGAAAGCTGACCAAAAAGAAATTGACTGAAGCTGGCAAGTGGGATGCGGTTTCCAGGTCGGCACGCGTTTTTAAACCAACAGTATCGGAGATTTCTTCTGATGTCCTGTTAGGGGCCGTCGATGCTGCGATTGTCTGGGATGCCACCGTGAATCAGCATCCAGAGAAAGCCTCCATGGTTGATGTGCCAGAATTTTCAGACACGATCAAAAATGTGACCGTTGGCGTTTTGAATTCTTCTGATAAACCGCAGCAGGCACTGATGTTTGCCCGTTATCTGCAGGCACCGGAAAAAGGGCAGAAGCAGTTTGCGGAAAAGGGCTATGAAACAGTGCAAGGGGACGCATGGGATCCTCATCCGACGATTCTGCTCTTCAGTGGCGGAGTGAACCGGTTGGCGATTCAAGATACTTTGAGAGAGTTTGAACAACGCGAAGGAGTGACGGTCAATACGGTATACAACGGGTGTGGTATTCTGGTGGGACAGATCAACAGTGGCCAGCGGCCCGATGCCTACTTCGCCTGTGATACTTCTTACATGGTGCAGGTCCAGCCGAAGTTTACCCTGCCTCTCACAGTAGCTGAGACAGATATGGTCATCATTGTAGAGAAAGGGAATCCCAAACAGATCAAATCGGTGTTTGATCTTACCGGAAAAGATATCAAGGTGGGGCTGGCACATCATGAACAGAGCGCCCTGGGAGCGTTGACTAAAAGATTACTGGGCCCGCTTGTTCACAACGATCAAAGTCTCTACGACGCTGTGCAGCCGAACGTCAAAACGAACACCCCCACTGCGGATCTGCTGGTCAATCAGTTGAGGACCGGTTCACTGGATGCGGCTATTGTGTATCGCGCAAATATTTCGAAAGTGACGGACAAGCTGGATGTGGTGGAAATCAAAGAGGGGCGTCCTCTGGCGGAACAGCCTATCGCGATCCTCAAATCGACTAAGTATCCGAACCTGATGCAGCGTCTGGTGGATAAGCTCACGGCGGCTCCTTCGCGGGCAATCTTTGAATCCAGTGGATTTCGCTGGCGCATTGCTTCGGGGTCGCTATGA
- a CDS encoding ABC transporter permease, which yields MTEPSTNEQKIREFKPRSDLAFYTIFISISAFYVFLIVAMLTAETTYTTPDHIWKAFAKPEIRYAIWLSLISCAITTVLSLWVSVPIGYLMSRHEFPGKTLIDAILDIPIVLPPLVIGLCLLILFQVEIPQIEWLNRMVAEKSGVEYLPSASTAQTDSVDDVIRKVTKVIFGKSIGVTYEIPSVILAQFMVACAFAVRTMRVTFDQIGPRYEQVALTLGCSRGQAFWRVVFPQAYRGLLAAGTLAWARSLGEFGPILVFSGATRMKTEVLPTTVFLELTVGNIEGAVAASLIMVVAALIVLVIARMFGLTRGAAI from the coding sequence ATGACAGAGCCGAGTACGAACGAACAGAAAATACGGGAATTTAAACCCCGCTCTGATTTGGCATTCTATACAATTTTTATTTCCATCAGTGCGTTTTATGTATTCCTGATTGTGGCGATGCTGACCGCCGAGACTACTTATACCACGCCCGATCACATCTGGAAGGCATTTGCCAAGCCGGAGATTCGCTACGCGATCTGGTTAAGTCTGATCTCCTGCGCCATTACGACAGTGCTTTCGCTCTGGGTTTCTGTGCCGATTGGCTACCTGATGTCGCGGCACGAATTTCCCGGTAAAACGCTGATTGATGCCATCCTGGACATTCCCATCGTGCTGCCTCCACTGGTGATTGGGCTATGCCTGCTGATCCTGTTTCAGGTCGAAATTCCGCAGATTGAATGGCTCAACAGAATGGTCGCCGAAAAGTCAGGAGTGGAATATCTGCCCAGCGCATCGACGGCGCAAACTGACTCGGTTGATGACGTGATTCGCAAAGTGACAAAAGTGATTTTCGGAAAATCAATCGGGGTGACCTACGAAATCCCCAGCGTGATTCTGGCTCAGTTCATGGTGGCCTGTGCTTTTGCAGTGAGGACGATGCGAGTTACCTTTGATCAGATTGGCCCGCGATATGAACAGGTGGCCTTAACGCTGGGCTGCAGTCGAGGACAGGCTTTCTGGCGTGTGGTCTTTCCTCAGGCTTATCGTGGGCTGCTGGCGGCGGGCACACTCGCCTGGGCACGCTCACTGGGTGAGTTCGGTCCGATTCTGGTCTTTTCCGGGGCAACCCGTATGAAAACAGAAGTGCTGCCAACCACGGTGTTCCTGGAACTGACAGTCGGTAACATCGAAGGTGCTGTTGCCGCCTCATTGATTATGGTCGTGGCTGCCTTGATTGTACTGGTGATTGCCCGTATGTTTGGGCTGACCCGCGGCGCTGCGATATAA
- a CDS encoding ATP-binding cassette domain-containing protein: MISVKKLCVQVGEFRLKDVSFEVPGGHYAVLMGKTGSGKTTILETICGLKKVQSGIVSLNGRHMTDASPAEREIGYVPQDGVLFHTMTVRDNLSFALEVRKWSQRDINLRVDELGELLGISSLLDRTPFGLSGGETQRVSLGRALAAKPSILCLDEPLSALDEDTRGDMCKLLSEVQRMTGVTTLHITHNASESERLGDIKLIITEGVVRSLPQKTGEFPRENSTDSQATETKTDTSAKMKAQ; the protein is encoded by the coding sequence ATGATCTCAGTAAAAAAACTTTGTGTCCAGGTTGGCGAATTCCGTCTGAAAGACGTCAGCTTTGAAGTGCCGGGGGGACACTATGCCGTTCTGATGGGTAAGACCGGCAGCGGTAAAACAACGATTCTGGAAACTATCTGTGGCTTAAAAAAGGTCCAGTCGGGCATAGTTTCCCTGAACGGCAGACACATGACCGATGCCAGTCCGGCTGAGCGTGAAATAGGATATGTTCCCCAGGATGGCGTACTGTTTCATACAATGACGGTTCGCGATAATCTGTCATTCGCTTTAGAAGTGCGAAAATGGAGTCAGCGGGATATTAATTTACGGGTGGACGAATTGGGAGAATTGCTGGGAATCAGTTCTCTGCTGGATCGAACCCCCTTTGGTTTGAGCGGAGGAGAAACTCAACGAGTCTCCCTGGGACGTGCTCTGGCTGCGAAACCTTCCATTCTCTGTCTGGATGAACCATTGAGTGCCCTGGATGAAGACACCCGTGGCGATATGTGTAAGTTGCTGAGTGAAGTGCAGCGTATGACCGGCGTGACAACCCTGCATATTACTCACAATGCATCCGAATCTGAGCGTCTGGGAGATATCAAACTGATAATCACCGAAGGGGTGGTCCGCAGTCTGCCACAAAAGACAGGAGAATTCCCGAGAGAAAATTCTACTGACAGTCAGGCAACCGAAACAAAGACAGATACTTCAGCAAAAATGAAAGCGCAATAG
- a CDS encoding MoaD/ThiS family protein, translating to MEYTAQVKKAAGTGTEEYEIPPGSTLQDLVKRVAETHSTALKPLLFPDSDVLHPSILLFVSNEQVLWEEPRTLEPQQVVSILSPISGG from the coding sequence GTGGAATATACAGCCCAGGTCAAAAAAGCGGCCGGCACCGGTACTGAAGAATACGAAATTCCACCGGGAAGTACGTTGCAGGATCTGGTGAAGCGGGTCGCAGAAACGCATTCGACTGCTCTGAAGCCTCTGCTGTTTCCGGATTCAGATGTTCTGCATCCCTCCATCCTGTTGTTTGTTTCGAATGAACAGGTATTATGGGAAGAACCACGGACGCTGGAACCTCAGCAGGTCGTGTCGATTCTCTCCCCGATTTCCGGGGGATGA
- a CDS encoding HesA/MoeB/ThiF family protein → MMSGFAPLTDEERAVYEWQIWVPEFGEAGQEKLKNASVLISRCGGLGSVVAYELAAAGIGKLVIAHAGNVKPSDLNRQLLMTHDWLGKPRVESAERRLKELNPRLEIVAVPENISEQNAEQLVNQVDLIVDCAPLFPERYAMNRQAVLQKKPLVECAMYDLEAQLTTFIPGQTGCLACLYPHDPPAWKREFPVFGAVSGTVGCMAAMEAIKVISGLGETLANQLLMFDLRDMTFQRNRILRRTDCAVCGV, encoded by the coding sequence ATGATGTCCGGTTTTGCGCCCCTGACGGATGAAGAACGAGCAGTTTATGAGTGGCAGATCTGGGTGCCCGAATTTGGAGAAGCCGGACAGGAGAAACTCAAAAACGCATCCGTTCTGATTTCGCGATGTGGTGGCCTGGGAAGTGTGGTCGCATACGAACTGGCGGCGGCGGGAATCGGAAAACTGGTGATTGCGCATGCCGGGAATGTCAAGCCGAGTGACTTGAACCGTCAATTGTTAATGACGCATGACTGGCTGGGGAAACCTCGCGTCGAATCTGCTGAGCGACGTTTGAAAGAGTTGAATCCCCGACTGGAAATTGTGGCTGTTCCAGAAAATATCAGTGAGCAAAATGCAGAGCAGCTTGTGAATCAGGTCGATCTGATTGTCGACTGTGCCCCGCTCTTCCCGGAACGCTATGCGATGAATCGCCAGGCGGTCTTACAGAAAAAACCGCTCGTGGAATGTGCCATGTATGACCTGGAAGCCCAGTTGACCACATTTATTCCCGGGCAGACCGGTTGTCTGGCCTGTCTGTATCCCCACGATCCTCCTGCCTGGAAACGGGAGTTTCCCGTATTTGGTGCAGTCTCTGGAACGGTTGGCTGCATGGCAGCGATGGAAGCGATCAAGGTCATCAGTGGACTAGGTGAGACACTGGCGAATCAACTGCTGATGTTCGATCTGCGGGATATGACATTTCAAAGAAACCGGATCTTACGTCGAACAGACTGTGCTGTCTGTGGAGTCTGA